In the genome of Sinobacterium caligoides, one region contains:
- a CDS encoding DUF2333 family protein has product MNSGKIGQQFGSWREGMQDWLAESHFFGALKWLVILFLVVMLMIGWYWSREPATFTIEESLSNLSPEQQQVTGAATSGALIEVMEVVLNKPGGYLRNDRMPPGVLLDNLPSWEYGVLIQVRDLSRAMREYFSRSQSQSREDQDLIHAEPRFNFQPNSWVLPSTESEYREGVRLMQHYQQRLVDSESKDAQFYARSDNLVAWLGMVSSRLGSLSQRLSASVVKTRIDTSLQGDSEATQSTASGDMVFVKTPWTEIDNIFYEARGTSWALLHFLKAIERDFAPVLAKKNAAVSLRQIIRELEETQGAIYSPIILNGSGFGLMANHSLAMASYITRANAAIIDLQDLMNRG; this is encoded by the coding sequence ATGAATTCTGGAAAGATAGGCCAGCAGTTCGGCAGTTGGCGAGAGGGGATGCAGGATTGGCTTGCGGAAAGCCACTTCTTCGGTGCTCTTAAATGGCTCGTTATTTTATTCCTTGTAGTGATGCTGATGATCGGTTGGTATTGGAGTCGGGAGCCGGCGACGTTTACCATAGAGGAGAGTCTCTCGAACCTGTCGCCGGAGCAGCAGCAGGTGACTGGTGCAGCAACCAGTGGCGCCTTGATTGAGGTGATGGAGGTTGTGTTGAATAAGCCAGGTGGCTATTTGCGTAATGATCGTATGCCCCCCGGTGTGCTTCTGGACAACTTGCCGAGCTGGGAATACGGCGTTTTGATCCAAGTACGAGACCTATCGAGAGCGATGCGGGAGTATTTTAGTCGCTCACAATCACAGTCACGCGAAGACCAAGACCTGATACATGCGGAGCCGAGGTTTAACTTTCAGCCGAACAGCTGGGTATTACCTTCGACTGAGTCAGAGTACCGAGAAGGCGTACGGCTGATGCAGCATTATCAACAGCGGTTGGTTGACAGCGAGAGTAAGGATGCGCAGTTTTACGCTCGCTCTGATAACTTGGTCGCTTGGTTGGGGATGGTTTCTAGCCGGCTAGGTAGCTTGTCGCAGCGCTTGAGTGCGAGTGTGGTGAAAACGAGAATCGATACCTCGCTACAAGGTGATAGTGAAGCGACCCAGTCTACTGCGAGCGGTGACATGGTGTTTGTAAAAACGCCTTGGACCGAGATTGATAATATCTTCTATGAGGCGAGGGGCACGTCGTGGGCATTACTGCACTTCCTCAAAGCTATCGAGCGTGACTTTGCGCCAGTTTTGGCGAAGAAGAATGCTGCGGTAAGTCTGCGTCAGATTATTAGAGAGTTGGAGGAGACTCAGGGCGCCATCTATAGCCCGATTATCTTGAACGGCAGTGGCTTTGGCTTGATGGCGAACCACTCGCTGGCAATGGCCTCTTATATTACACGCGCAAATGCAGCGATTATCGACCTGCAGGATCTGATGAATCGCGGTTAG
- a CDS encoding glycosyltransferase, producing the protein MRSRNSAWVIDQALTAIDSQQFCDYHLYLVDCSSTDSTQAMAAPFATTLLTISAESYFPGEVLNNAIEGCNEDIIVFINSDAVLLTPTSLGRIVAAFDDPEVSAVLGRQLARPEAQAWVKRDYQLSFPDKGPPPCWIGLSLPLAAVRRSAWLQHRFYTEAWASEDTEWGQWAKRNGYKVKYVAEAMAMHSHNYTLSQLYGRRFVEGEADLFIYDRSKVSLFETIKRILEKCVKDFFCCFLGRAWRELFMIPAQAWVYHWAYYSGQRLAWQRQRGDVKDAKYGQREALKRYQK; encoded by the coding sequence ATGCGCTCACGGAACAGTGCCTGGGTGATCGATCAAGCGCTGACCGCGATCGATTCACAACAGTTTTGTGACTATCATCTTTATCTCGTCGACTGTTCGTCGACGGACTCTACTCAGGCGATGGCTGCGCCGTTTGCAACCACGCTATTAACTATTTCAGCTGAGAGTTATTTTCCAGGCGAAGTTTTAAATAACGCCATCGAAGGATGTAATGAAGATATTATTGTTTTTATTAATTCTGACGCCGTGTTATTAACACCAACTAGCTTGGGCAGAATTGTTGCCGCTTTTGATGATCCAGAGGTTAGTGCTGTGTTGGGGCGGCAGCTAGCGCGTCCGGAGGCGCAAGCTTGGGTGAAGCGTGATTATCAGTTGAGTTTTCCAGACAAAGGCCCGCCCCCTTGCTGGATAGGTTTATCGCTGCCGTTGGCAGCCGTTCGGCGTAGTGCTTGGCTGCAACACCGCTTTTATACGGAGGCTTGGGCGTCTGAAGATACTGAGTGGGGGCAGTGGGCGAAAAGGAATGGCTATAAAGTAAAATATGTTGCCGAGGCGATGGCGATGCACTCGCACAACTATACCTTAAGTCAGCTTTATGGCCGTAGATTTGTCGAGGGAGAGGCCGATTTATTCATTTATGATAGAAGTAAGGTCTCTCTTTTTGAAACAATTAAAAGAATATTAGAAAAGTGTGTTAAGGATTTTTTCTGCTGTTTTCTTGGGCGAGCGTGGAGAGAGCTTTTTATGATTCCCGCGCAAGCATGGGTTTATCATTGGGCATACTATAGTGGCCAGCGCTTGGCGTGGCAGAGACAAAGAGGCGATGTTAAAGATGCTAAGTACGGTCAGCGCGAAGCCTTGAAACGTTATCAAAAATAA
- the aroQ gene encoding type II 3-dehydroquinate dehydratase yields the protein MAKILLLNGPNLNLLGTREPEIYGSTTLADIEQRLAKQANAAGHQLDTLQSNAEHLIIERIHAARDEVDFIIINPAAFTHTSIAIRDALAGTAIPFIEIHLSNVHAREPFRQHSYLADIATGVICGLGVDGYDLALQAVIRRLEQH from the coding sequence ATGGCAAAAATTCTCTTACTGAACGGCCCCAACCTAAACCTATTGGGCACACGTGAACCGGAAATTTACGGCAGCACCACCCTCGCCGATATCGAGCAACGACTCGCTAAGCAAGCTAATGCGGCAGGCCACCAGCTCGACACCCTACAGAGCAACGCAGAACACCTGATCATCGAGCGAATTCACGCCGCCAGAGATGAAGTTGACTTCATTATTATCAACCCCGCTGCCTTTACCCACACCAGCATTGCCATTCGCGATGCGCTGGCCGGCACCGCCATCCCTTTTATCGAGATACATCTCTCAAACGTGCACGCACGTGAACCTTTCCGCCAACACTCCTACCTTGCCGACATCGCCACTGGCGTCATCTGTGGCTTAGGTGTGGATGGCTACGATCTTGCGCTCCAGGCCGTCATCAGACGTCTCGAGCAACACTAA
- the accB gene encoding acetyl-CoA carboxylase biotin carboxyl carrier protein, whose protein sequence is MDIRKVKKLIELLEESNIDELEIKEGEESVRISRRGSAPAAPVYSAPVAPAPVAAAVAPAAAAPVAPSAPAAPAGHSVNSPMVGTFYRSPAPGASAFVEVGQQVKEGDVICIVEAMKMMNQIEADKSGTVQAILAEDSQPVEFDQPLITIG, encoded by the coding sequence ATGGATATCAGAAAAGTAAAAAAACTCATTGAGTTGCTAGAAGAGTCAAATATTGACGAGCTTGAGATAAAAGAGGGTGAAGAGTCGGTTCGCATCAGTCGCCGTGGTTCTGCCCCTGCCGCTCCTGTCTATAGCGCGCCCGTCGCTCCCGCACCTGTTGCTGCCGCCGTTGCACCCGCAGCAGCCGCTCCTGTTGCTCCTTCTGCCCCTGCGGCACCGGCAGGCCATAGCGTTAACTCTCCGATGGTAGGCACCTTCTATCGCTCTCCTGCCCCAGGTGCGTCGGCGTTTGTTGAAGTTGGCCAACAAGTTAAAGAAGGCGATGTCATCTGCATCGTCGAGGCAATGAAGATGATGAACCAGATCGAGGCCGACAAGTCCGGCACCGTTCAAGCGATTCTTGCCGAAGACTCTCAACCTGTCGAATTCGATCAGCCACTCATCACCATTGGTTAA
- a CDS encoding protein-disulfide reductase DsbD family protein → MHLARLSLLLLCLISFDTAYASSDPFTSGNTFSNSTASGFSNNTTAEFLTVDQAYQLSPVITAPESLRLEWQMVDHYYLYRHAFKVLLDGRDVTTETMMNEGLNKHDEFFGDVQVYYQNHDILLDNMAPGAHKLSVTYQGCADAGLCYPPKTVHYDIDSNNNTVSAAAPSSKSALPNNGLVLPPQLDSQQPGASSLIVILFFALAGGLILNLMPCVLPVLSLKALSINNQNIHKTRVQSWYYTLGVVCSFVGIAALLVALRAAGEAIGWGFQLQSPWFVAILAYLFLLLGLAMSGYTELGSSLMGAGQSLTQGNTNHSAFFTGVLATVVASPCTAPFMGAATGYALGQPSAVTFLVFAALGLGMALPFLLIGYIPALHNLLPKPGNWMVRFKEFLAFPLYGTALWLLWVVGRQVGIDAAMIILGGGILIAFALWLWRGGRLAKVLGVIAIATAISFLSSHSLKPNSTTSIYQEDGYQPYSDALLTDLLQRDEAVFVNFTADWCITCLANEKTTLHSVATQQLFEQNNIKRLKADWTSYNPEITAALGKHGRSGVPLYLYYPAGSQSPIVLPQILTNSIMSNAIKGSP, encoded by the coding sequence ATGCATTTGGCTCGACTCTCCCTCTTATTACTCTGTCTTATCTCCTTCGATACGGCCTATGCCAGTAGCGATCCCTTTACCAGCGGCAATACTTTTTCCAACAGTACAGCGAGTGGCTTTAGCAACAACACGACTGCCGAGTTTCTCACCGTCGATCAGGCCTACCAACTCAGCCCCGTTATCACCGCCCCTGAATCGCTGCGCCTCGAATGGCAGATGGTTGATCACTACTACCTTTATAGGCATGCCTTTAAGGTTCTCTTAGATGGCCGAGACGTCACCACAGAGACGATGATGAATGAGGGCTTGAACAAACACGACGAGTTCTTTGGCGATGTCCAAGTGTATTACCAAAACCATGACATCTTGCTCGACAATATGGCTCCCGGCGCACACAAGCTAAGCGTGACCTATCAAGGCTGTGCCGATGCGGGGCTCTGTTATCCACCGAAGACCGTGCACTACGATATCGACAGCAATAACAACACGGTGAGTGCCGCCGCGCCTTCAAGCAAGAGCGCGTTACCTAACAACGGCCTAGTTCTACCTCCCCAGCTCGACAGCCAGCAACCCGGTGCCTCGTCTCTCATCGTGATCTTATTCTTCGCCCTCGCCGGCGGCCTGATCCTCAACCTCATGCCCTGCGTATTACCCGTACTGTCTCTAAAAGCACTGTCGATCAACAACCAAAACATTCACAAGACTCGCGTACAAAGTTGGTACTATACCCTGGGCGTGGTCTGTAGTTTTGTCGGTATCGCCGCCTTACTGGTCGCACTTCGCGCCGCGGGTGAAGCCATCGGCTGGGGCTTCCAGCTACAGTCCCCCTGGTTCGTTGCCATTCTCGCCTACTTATTCTTACTCCTTGGCCTCGCTATGTCGGGCTATACCGAACTCGGTTCCTCCTTAATGGGGGCCGGCCAATCCCTCACTCAGGGTAACACTAACCACAGTGCCTTTTTCACCGGCGTACTAGCGACCGTCGTCGCCAGCCCTTGCACGGCTCCCTTCATGGGAGCGGCTACCGGCTATGCGCTCGGCCAACCTTCTGCCGTGACCTTTCTTGTCTTCGCCGCACTCGGTTTAGGCATGGCACTACCTTTCTTACTAATCGGTTACATCCCTGCTCTACACAACCTGCTACCCAAACCTGGGAATTGGATGGTTCGCTTCAAGGAGTTTCTCGCCTTCCCGCTCTACGGCACCGCCCTCTGGTTGCTCTGGGTCGTCGGGCGGCAGGTTGGTATCGACGCAGCCATGATCATTCTCGGTGGCGGTATTCTCATCGCCTTCGCACTCTGGCTCTGGCGTGGCGGCAGACTTGCCAAAGTACTCGGTGTCATTGCCATTGCCACTGCTATTAGTTTCTTAAGCAGTCATAGCCTAAAACCCAACAGCACCACTAGTATTTATCAAGAGGATGGCTACCAGCCCTATAGCGACGCACTATTAACAGACCTACTACAGCGGGATGAGGCTGTCTTTGTCAATTTCACCGCAGATTGGTGTATCACCTGCCTCGCCAATGAAAAGACCACTCTCCACAGTGTCGCGACGCAACAGCTGTTTGAGCAAAACAATATCAAGCGCTTGAAAGCGGACTGGACCTCCTATAACCCTGAAATCACCGCGGCCCTAGGCAAGCATGGCCGCAGCGGCGTCCCTCTATATTTATATTATCCTGCCGGTAGCCAAAGCCCCATCGTCTTGCCGCAGATCCTCACCAACAGCATCATGTCCAACGCCATAAAGGGTTCACCGTAA
- a CDS encoding copper chaperone PCu(A)C: MMSKLIRRPGRLSVALLLLLLSMPILAEPASAVLVEDGYVRELIPGQHNTAAFMTLVNNTDQEQVILAVTAAGVERVELHQHLHRPQGMTMEAVNKVTIAAGERFEFAPGGYHVMLIGVKQASVGQLLALQLQLANGEVVKRLLPVQGY, translated from the coding sequence ATGATGAGTAAATTGATTCGCAGGCCTGGACGGCTCAGTGTTGCTTTATTGCTGCTATTGCTGTCGATGCCGATATTGGCGGAGCCAGCGTCAGCAGTGCTGGTTGAGGACGGGTATGTACGCGAGCTCATTCCCGGTCAGCACAATACCGCCGCGTTTATGACGCTGGTAAATAACACGGATCAGGAACAAGTCATACTCGCGGTGACGGCAGCAGGGGTCGAGCGTGTCGAGCTACATCAGCACCTTCATCGCCCGCAAGGTATGACAATGGAGGCAGTAAACAAGGTAACAATAGCTGCTGGCGAGCGCTTTGAGTTTGCCCCTGGTGGTTATCATGTGATGTTAATAGGCGTGAAACAGGCGTCGGTGGGGCAATTGTTAGCGTTGCAGCTGCAGCTTGCTAATGGTGAAGTTGTGAAACGGCTCCTTCCTGTGCAAGGTTATTAA
- a CDS encoding glycosyltransferase family 4 protein, which produces MHVLWVNEWAQCVGGCERYVSETAAMLQQEGVVNSLLYSVKSRVERVFCQPFTHSFPLVDIAAQVAELAPDLIYIHRLTDEAVVDEFIASGVVCVRFFHDHKLFCLREHKYTTITRQSCNRPIGQHCYSCLGFINKSNQWPGVKLNSLARANQLLQLNRRLQGIVVGSTYMRRHVIAHHFDAAMIEVIPLYCRDPYPGGGFAQVAATRSLAEAGNFLFVGQLQVGKGVDLLLKAMSKMCQPMELDICGDGDAKRSLQAMAMKLGVADRVHFLGRLSGELLDDAYARACCLILPARTPETFGLVGIEAMSHGLAVVATAVGGIPDWLVNGENGFQVEAGDVRALAVALDSAVANRAQLERFGGCARQRYLERFKPQYHLEHLLAYFTRLIDGQ; this is translated from the coding sequence ATGCATGTTTTATGGGTGAACGAGTGGGCTCAATGCGTCGGTGGTTGCGAGCGTTATGTCAGCGAAACGGCGGCGATGCTACAGCAAGAAGGTGTTGTCAACAGCTTGCTCTATAGCGTGAAGAGTCGTGTTGAAAGGGTTTTTTGCCAGCCTTTTACGCATAGCTTCCCCCTCGTCGATATAGCAGCTCAAGTAGCGGAGTTAGCACCGGATCTTATCTATATTCATCGGCTCACTGACGAGGCGGTAGTTGATGAATTTATTGCTAGCGGTGTTGTTTGCGTGCGCTTTTTTCACGACCATAAATTATTTTGTTTGCGCGAGCATAAATACACCACGATTACTCGCCAAAGCTGTAACAGACCGATAGGTCAGCACTGCTATAGCTGCTTGGGCTTTATCAATAAGAGCAATCAATGGCCAGGGGTAAAACTGAATAGCTTAGCAAGGGCGAATCAGCTGCTGCAATTGAATCGACGTTTGCAGGGGATTGTTGTGGGCTCTACTTATATGCGTCGACACGTGATTGCTCATCATTTTGATGCGGCAATGATCGAGGTGATACCACTGTATTGTCGCGACCCTTATCCAGGGGGGGGATTTGCGCAGGTGGCTGCAACAAGAAGCCTGGCGGAGGCGGGTAACTTTCTCTTTGTTGGGCAGTTGCAAGTCGGCAAGGGCGTTGATCTTCTCTTGAAGGCAATGTCGAAGATGTGCCAGCCAATGGAGCTCGATATTTGTGGCGATGGCGATGCCAAGCGATCACTGCAGGCAATGGCAATGAAGCTGGGCGTTGCCGACAGAGTCCACTTTTTGGGTAGGTTATCTGGGGAGTTATTGGACGATGCTTATGCGCGGGCATGCTGTTTAATTTTACCGGCACGAACGCCAGAGACATTTGGGCTCGTTGGCATAGAGGCAATGAGCCATGGTCTGGCCGTGGTAGCCACCGCTGTTGGGGGCATACCTGATTGGTTAGTGAATGGAGAAAATGGTTTTCAAGTTGAGGCGGGTGATGTGCGAGCATTGGCCGTTGCTTTAGATTCAGCAGTTGCAAATAGAGCGCAGCTTGAGCGGTTCGGTGGCTGTGCTAGACAGCGCTACTTAGAGCGTTTTAAGCCGCAGTATCATTTAGAGCACCTGCTCGCTTATTTTACTAGGTTGATTGATGGGCAATGA
- a CDS encoding polysaccharide biosynthesis C-terminal domain-containing protein, with product MKKYNLHRLVTAAASNYSAFIIRMLIMVFLTRLLFLGLDTEDYGFWALLWSIFAYSLLLDFGYGTTLMKATSEVTVLQHWQHYNQLLSTVLINYLLIGLIIAVASVLLSWQLPRLFNFDASANEDYYRLALLVFGCGTGLVFPFGVFTEVLRGLQKFHLRNALLTLREVLNFIGMFYAIRQENPLVSMAIVAVASQLICNLLMAIACFKAMPKLSVSVRLYSTKINRSITRFSLLAYIITLASLICYKSDQIVISVFSTFTVVAFYHVALRWSEIYRMLASQMQDILAPMAAALNSEGSVNESQQLIVFSNKIITAIATAFVIPITFFAQPLLFIWLEIDNKDTLICSYILLFCTWFTVVFRHTSAQILLVSEHQKSLAIIAAVECTSNLLLSIYLIHLYGIIGVAIGTLLPSLLLGLLANIPLAGRFCHLSIARYLQLSFLSPIITGLITVTLTYGLIYTFEPQHLSSIIACSLIAIVFYVALFFFMGFNQQERNSAHHGLRDFIRSTHRSSSKR from the coding sequence ATGAAAAAGTATAACCTTCATCGTCTAGTAACAGCCGCCGCATCAAATTACAGCGCCTTTATTATTCGCATGTTAATCATGGTCTTTCTGACACGCCTGTTGTTTCTGGGACTAGATACTGAGGACTACGGCTTTTGGGCGCTACTATGGTCGATTTTTGCCTATTCACTTCTGCTTGATTTCGGTTACGGTACAACACTAATGAAAGCAACCAGTGAGGTCACTGTTCTCCAGCATTGGCAGCACTACAATCAACTATTGAGCACTGTGCTCATCAATTACCTACTGATCGGGCTGATCATCGCTGTAGCCAGCGTGTTGCTCAGCTGGCAGCTGCCTCGGCTATTTAACTTCGACGCTTCAGCAAACGAGGACTATTACCGACTCGCCCTACTCGTCTTCGGTTGCGGTACCGGCCTCGTCTTCCCCTTCGGTGTGTTCACTGAAGTATTGCGTGGCCTGCAGAAATTCCACCTGCGCAACGCGCTATTGACGCTACGTGAAGTATTAAACTTTATTGGCATGTTCTACGCCATCAGGCAGGAGAATCCGCTTGTCAGCATGGCCATCGTCGCCGTTGCCAGCCAACTTATCTGCAACCTGCTCATGGCTATTGCCTGCTTCAAGGCAATGCCAAAGCTGTCCGTTTCGGTGAGGCTATACAGCACAAAAATCAATCGTTCAATTACTCGCTTCTCCCTACTCGCCTATATCATCACCTTGGCCAGTCTGATCTGTTACAAGAGTGATCAGATTGTCATCTCAGTCTTTTCTACCTTTACTGTCGTCGCCTTCTACCATGTTGCCCTACGCTGGTCAGAGATATACCGAATGTTAGCATCACAAATGCAAGACATTCTCGCACCGATGGCCGCTGCGCTGAACAGTGAGGGTAGCGTTAATGAAAGCCAGCAGTTGATCGTTTTTTCCAACAAAATCATCACAGCTATCGCCACCGCCTTTGTCATCCCCATTACTTTTTTCGCTCAACCGCTACTGTTTATCTGGCTAGAGATCGATAATAAAGATACGTTAATATGCAGCTATATATTGTTGTTCTGCACTTGGTTCACTGTAGTTTTTCGTCATACTTCGGCACAGATATTACTCGTATCTGAACACCAGAAGTCACTAGCTATCATCGCCGCCGTCGAGTGTACGAGCAACTTATTACTAAGCATTTACCTCATTCACCTATATGGAATCATCGGCGTGGCCATCGGTACCTTGCTGCCTAGCTTACTACTCGGTCTGCTGGCAAACATCCCTCTCGCCGGTCGTTTTTGCCACCTCAGCATAGCTCGCTATCTTCAACTAAGCTTCCTCAGCCCAATCATTACTGGCTTAATCACCGTTACTCTGACGTATGGCCTTATCTACACCTTCGAGCCTCAACACTTATCGTCTATTATTGCCTGCAGCCTCATAGCGATAGTATTTTATGTCGCGCTATTCTTCTTTATGGGCTTCAATCAACAAGAACGAAACAGTGCCCACCATGGACTGCGAGACTTTATTCGAAGCACCCATCGCTCCTCCTCTAAAAGATAA
- a CDS encoding PEGA domain-containing protein: MNALGRSLLLLTLMLPSACGKHIRPDIPYGKSFDVIEIRSVPTSAMIYIDGVKMSNTPFTIDIAYQGNEKITITAMPMYAGQNRQDIQIQTPDIPELITIDMSFKEAIDLSDIEGAKATLEREQLNSGVVEESVESYLQRQQEGSQQ, encoded by the coding sequence ATGAACGCTTTAGGCAGGAGTTTGTTGCTATTAACGCTGATGTTGCCGTCAGCTTGCGGTAAGCATATACGCCCAGATATACCCTATGGTAAGTCGTTTGATGTGATCGAGATCCGCTCGGTGCCGACCTCGGCAATGATTTATATTGATGGGGTGAAAATGTCGAACACGCCATTTACCATCGACATAGCCTATCAGGGCAATGAAAAAATCACTATTACGGCGATGCCTATGTATGCGGGGCAGAATCGGCAGGATATTCAGATTCAAACACCGGATATCCCCGAATTAATCACTATCGACATGAGCTTCAAAGAGGCAATCGATTTGAGTGATATCGAGGGTGCCAAGGCGACGCTAGAGCGGGAGCAGCTCAACAGTGGCGTGGTGGAGGAATCCGTAGAGAGTTACCTACAGCGGCAGCAAGAGGGGAGTCAGCAGTGA
- a CDS encoding polysaccharide deacetylase family protein — protein sequence MICLTTDVHHAGLKTGNQQHAYHSECRIAAAYAQRLQEVGVKATFFFTGRCFHDEWADIRSICQSPLVEIAGHNYSALTPVWWHRICQKLCNSYNGPQWYQRRDAMRTIEIIERYTGYRIESWRNHMYMHGPHTEQVLADCGLKSCCDGVSRQGRGMYWQREGIYNFPINIMPDHEHLYHAERTEQWVEQWQQRYQWRDDYGTESYYIDEWTDKVLEELSMREANGELSHLIIHPITLHLCDRLKRFEDILAFIAQCETVWVREVRAMSEQQRLNSRMLH from the coding sequence ATGATTTGTTTGACCACAGATGTGCATCATGCCGGTTTAAAAACGGGTAATCAGCAGCATGCCTACCATAGCGAATGTCGTATCGCGGCGGCGTATGCGCAGAGGCTACAAGAGGTGGGCGTTAAGGCGACTTTTTTTTTTACCGGCCGCTGTTTCCATGACGAGTGGGCTGATATTCGCTCGATCTGTCAGAGCCCATTGGTGGAAATTGCCGGTCATAATTACTCCGCGTTGACACCGGTATGGTGGCACCGAATCTGTCAGAAACTCTGTAATAGTTACAACGGTCCTCAATGGTATCAGCGTCGAGATGCGATGAGGACGATCGAGATAATCGAACGCTATACGGGCTATAGAATTGAGAGCTGGCGTAATCATATGTATATGCATGGACCGCATACAGAGCAGGTGTTGGCAGACTGTGGCTTGAAGAGTTGTTGTGACGGTGTCAGTCGTCAGGGCCGTGGTATGTATTGGCAGCGAGAGGGTATCTATAATTTTCCGATTAATATCATGCCCGATCACGAGCACCTCTACCATGCCGAGCGCACTGAACAATGGGTTGAACAGTGGCAGCAACGCTATCAGTGGAGGGATGATTACGGTACAGAATCCTACTATATTGATGAGTGGACGGATAAAGTGCTGGAGGAACTGTCGATGCGAGAGGCAAACGGTGAATTATCACACCTGATTATTCACCCTATTACTTTGCATCTCTGTGATCGATTGAAACGGTTTGAAGATATTCTGGCCTTTATCGCCCAGTGTGAAACAGTATGGGTACGTGAGGTTCGCGCGATGAGTGAGCAACAGCGTCTTAATTCACGGATGCTGCACTAG
- a CDS encoding YajG family lipoprotein, whose product MSRKNQHRAFYYHLKKCLPLLAVCTVLLTGCAQSPQQLSLNPDVAAVALANAAVVATVHSRDDRGTETVGSRGGVYKQSSLITTPDDFAQRLADAYATALQQSGAVSLQAEAPLQITVALNKFAISTPERSVLPEISYSAQISIEAVRGGEKRTYRYSVTQTHKLPQVPSDSKNQALVDDLFNELLRRAVVDEGLNQFIVAG is encoded by the coding sequence ATGAGTAGAAAAAATCAGCACAGGGCATTTTATTACCACCTTAAAAAATGCCTACCTCTTTTAGCTGTCTGTACAGTGTTGCTGACGGGGTGTGCACAGAGCCCACAGCAGCTGTCACTGAACCCTGATGTGGCAGCCGTGGCGCTGGCGAATGCTGCCGTTGTTGCTACCGTACATAGTCGTGATGATCGAGGCACAGAAACGGTCGGTTCTAGAGGCGGTGTTTATAAGCAATCGAGTCTGATTACGACACCAGACGACTTTGCGCAACGATTGGCCGATGCCTATGCGACGGCCTTACAACAAAGTGGTGCTGTCAGTTTGCAAGCAGAAGCGCCTCTACAGATTACCGTTGCCTTGAATAAGTTTGCTATCTCGACACCGGAACGCAGTGTACTTCCTGAGATTAGCTACAGTGCACAGATCTCTATTGAGGCGGTTAGGGGTGGAGAGAAGCGAACCTATCGTTACTCTGTGACACAGACACATAAGCTGCCTCAGGTCCCTAGTGACAGTAAAAACCAGGCACTGGTCGACGATTTGTTTAATGAACTACTTCGGCGAGCGGTGGTCGATGAGGGCTTGAATCAGTTTATTGTCGCTGGCTAA
- a CDS encoding AAA family ATPase, which produces MPITVLTGPPCSGKSTLCNALHKAGYNVVEESALAVIRSLCQRLGITEQHQWQQQNPLAFHQLILEQQVCSERQALQRKPSSTRILDRSRLDILAYLRLAQCRPSKEFLRLAHAQQYDQVLFLEALPRFIDRHDSGRTEDKDSQSRIADQLQLVYQEQGYHLNYLPASSPRRRLEQALAVINQFTADSPLAAAVGNSLRIPPPRHC; this is translated from the coding sequence ATGCCTATCACCGTTCTCACCGGACCGCCTTGTAGTGGAAAATCGACGCTCTGTAATGCGCTGCATAAGGCCGGCTACAATGTCGTAGAAGAATCAGCATTAGCGGTGATTCGCTCGCTCTGCCAACGTCTCGGGATCACCGAGCAACATCAATGGCAACAACAGAACCCACTAGCCTTCCACCAACTTATTCTCGAGCAACAGGTCTGCAGTGAACGGCAGGCCCTACAGCGTAAGCCTTCATCGACGCGAATTCTCGATCGCAGTCGCCTCGACATACTGGCTTACTTACGCCTAGCTCAATGCCGTCCCAGCAAAGAATTTCTTCGCCTAGCACACGCACAACAGTACGATCAGGTGCTCTTCCTCGAGGCGCTACCACGTTTTATCGATCGTCATGACAGCGGACGCACGGAGGATAAAGATAGCCAGTCGAGGATCGCCGATCAACTACAGCTGGTCTATCAGGAGCAGGGCTACCACCTCAATTACCTTCCTGCCTCAAGCCCCCGACGCCGTCTTGAGCAGGCCCTAGCAGTCATTAACCAGTTCACTGCTGACTCCCCTCTTGCTGCCGCTGTAGGTAACTCTCTACGGATTCCTCCACCACGCCACTGTTGA